One genomic window of Ctenopharyngodon idella isolate HZGC_01 chromosome 18, HZGC01, whole genome shotgun sequence includes the following:
- the LOC127500233 gene encoding C-X-C chemokine receptor type 5 isoform X2, translating into MFICIRTNMDLITNKVTLDLSFSIPGDYLSEYENVTEHPDGVQYICENEKNPLHLFHTVFQPLVYGVVFLLGLTGNGLLLTVLLKRRSNLRITEIYLLHLALADLLLLFTFPFAVTQGAAGWLFGTFLCKLLGLINRLNLMCGSLLLACIGFDRYLAIVHAIPSVQARRPRTVHLTCGLLWLICLSVTIPNTVFLSVEKEVSDPTRLSCDYHNYGIHASNWLLTSRFLTHLLCFFLPLVIMGYCYTSIIITLCQSQRSLEKQGAIRLALLVTLVFCLCWLPYNITVFMHTLVVLGVMPEQDCHAHDTLNRALLVTESIGFSHCCLNPILYAFIGVRFRRDLLQLLAKTKCLRACLSGLQRKSLNRMSITEAITTTTSSQYI; encoded by the exons ATGTTCATCTGCATCAGGACAAACATGGATCTAATAACAAATAAAGTCACTCTTGATCTGAGTTTTTCT ATACCGGGCGACTATTTAAGTGAATATGAAAATGTGACAGAACATCCTGATGGAGTGCAGTACATCTGTGAGAACGAAAAGAACCCACTGCATCTGTTTCACACTGTATTCCAACCCCTTGTATATGGTGTGGTGTTTCTCCTGGGCTTAACAGGAAATGGTCTCCTCTTGACAGTCCTGCTAAAACGGCGGAGCAACCTGCGCATCACAGAGATCTATCTGCTACATCTGGCACTGGCTGACCTGCTCCTCCTCTTCACTTTTCCATTCGCAGTTACTCAAGGAGCAGCCGGGTGGCTTTTTGGAACCTTTCTGTGCAAGCTATTGGGCCTTATTAATCGCCTAAATCTGATGTGTGGGAGTTTGCTTTTGGCGTGCATCGGCTTCGATCGCTACCTCGCCATTGTGCACGCCATCCCCAGTGTCCAGGCCCGTCGGCCTAGGACGGTTCACCTCACTTGTGGACTGCTCTGGCTCATCTGCCTATCTGTGACCATTCCCAACACGGTGTTCCTGTCCGTGGAGAAAGAGGTGAGCGACCCGACCAGGTTGTCTTGTGATTACCACAACTATGGCATCCATGCAAGCAACTGGTTGTTGACCAGCCGCTTTCTCACACACCTGCTGTGCTTCTTCCTGCCTCTGGTGATCATGGGGTACTGCTACACTTCTATAATCATCACTCTTTGCCAAAGCCAGAGAAGTCTGGAGAAACAGGGAGCAATTCGGTTGGCCCTACTGGTTACACTGGTTTTCTGCCTGTGCTGGCTACCGTATAACATCACCGTTTTCATGCATACCCTGGTAGTGTTGGGTGTTATGCCTGAGCAGGACTGCCATGCTCATGACACACTGAATCGGGCACTGCTAGTGACAGAAAGCATTGGCTTTTCCCATTGTTGTCTGAATCCAATCCTGTACGCCTTCATAGGGGTCCGTTTCCGAAGAGACCTCCTGCAGTTGCTAGCAAAAACAAAGTGTCTGCGTGCATGCCTGTCAGGTCTGCAAAGAAAAAGTCTTAACAGGATGTCGATCACAGAAGCCATTACTACCACAACAAGCAGCCAATACATATAA